One genomic region from Pseudoduganella lutea encodes:
- a CDS encoding nuclear transport factor 2 family protein, whose translation MLTTIDPTGKAAACGASPWRLRNGRAFAIALLLSAGACAAARPPDTASNRQAVDAAFQRWAAGGSGFFDEMLHEDVVWTIAGSGPSAVTYRGRQAFLDSAVAPFAARMAAPVRPVARQVWADADHVIVRWRGEGTAGDGRAYHNNYVWIFRMRGGRAIEATAFLDLPAYDDVLRRVAPRP comes from the coding sequence ATGCTGACCACCATCGATCCCACCGGCAAGGCCGCAGCGTGCGGCGCAAGCCCATGGCGGCTGCGCAACGGGCGCGCATTTGCCATCGCCTTGCTGCTGTCGGCCGGCGCATGCGCAGCCGCCCGGCCGCCCGACACCGCGAGCAACCGCCAGGCCGTCGACGCGGCCTTCCAGCGCTGGGCGGCCGGCGGCAGCGGCTTCTTCGACGAAATGCTGCACGAAGACGTGGTGTGGACGATCGCGGGCAGCGGCCCATCGGCCGTCACCTACCGCGGCAGGCAGGCATTCCTGGACAGTGCGGTAGCACCGTTTGCCGCCAGGATGGCCGCACCGGTCCGGCCGGTGGCACGGCAGGTCTGGGCGGACGCGGACCATGTCATCGTGCGCTGGCGCGGCGAGGGGACGGCCGGCGATGGCCGGGCCTACCACAACAACTACGTCTGGATCTTCCGCATGCGCGGCGGTCGGGCGATCGAGGCGACCGCCTTCCTTGACCTTCCGGCCTATGACGACGTGCTGCGGCGCGTGGCGCCACGGCCCTGA